The DNA region TTCACGCGGCTTTAATTTGCACTCGAAAACGCTGAACTGCACACGGGTGCCAAATCCCTCCAGCGTTTTCATCACCTTGTATCTGCGGCGGTTTTCACGAATGTCGTAACTCACGACCAGGAATAATGGATTCATGACCCGATCTCGTTAGCGTACGGTAAACGGCGCGTATTCCTGCGTCTGCCCCAGGATCAACCGCGCCATCGCCTGCGCCTGTAATTGGAAGATCTGGCGGTAGGAAACCTGCTGTCCCTGATAATTGAACATACTTTCATCGCTGACCCGGTTTTCATACATGGCGATGATCTTTTCCCGCCCGCTGCCATTCAGGTAGACTGCCTGTACACTGCCGCGCGGCGCTTCATTCTCGTCCCGTTCGCTTTCCTGCTCGGAAAGGTCCACCTGCTCGAAATCCGCAAGCGAAACATACGGACGATTGACCGCTTCCAGAACGATTGAATCGGCAACGATCGGGCGAAATTCCTCCATCAAATCCAACGCCATGGAAGGGCGTCCGTAATCGATGGCATGGAAGAAACCAAGGTATGGATCGAGCCCGATCAGTTCGCAGGCAGTGGTCACATCCCTCAGTACAAGCGAGTATGTGAACGAGAGCAGGGCATTAACCGGATCGGTCGGGGGATAATAAACCCGGCGTTCAAAATTCCACGACCCGCCTTCAGACGGAGGACGAAGCATGGTACGCAACAGTCCGAAGTATTCCCGGGCAGCCTGCCCCTCCATGCCGCGCAGTTGATCCGCATCCTGCGCCGTGCCCAGTCGTTTAATCATGTCGTCCATCGCCGCCAGCGCGCGCCCCGCCCAGGATGCACCTTCGGCATGCCGCCGGACCACTGCCCGCTGGTTCACGATCTTGCCATACACAATGTT from Anaerolineales bacterium includes:
- the cas1 gene encoding CRISPR-associated endonuclease Cas1, whose protein sequence is MTTLYLSQPGAKLHKEHDRLLVKRGEEVLEAVPIIKVEQVVLMGRGVSISTSALHALTRNGVDIVYLSGTGKYLSRMVGPEHKNGRLRHQQSLLASDAMFALQAAQNIVYGKIVNQRAVVRRHAEGASWAGRALAAMDDMIKRLGTAQDADQLRGMEGQAAREYFGLLRTMLRPPSEGGSWNFERRVYYPPTDPVNALLSFTYSLVLRDVTTACELIGLDPYLGFFHAIDYGRPSMALDLMEEFRPIVADSIVLEAVNRPYVSLADFEQVDLSEQESERDENEAPRGSVQAVYLNGSGREKIIAMYENRVSDESMFNYQGQQVSYRQIFQLQAQAMARLILGQTQEYAPFTVR